Proteins encoded by one window of Pseudomonas tructae:
- a CDS encoding FecR family protein produces the protein MTDAFAMPAPQPISDVSDDALDWQVLLHSGNASASDKARYQRWCALSPAHAQAASEAEALWADLGQTRAAAEVVAPAPRRRRWGAALAASLVLAVVGYGGLQQAPALLADYHTGVGQQQRITLTDGSQVTLNSGSALSVDFSSGERRVLLKAGEALFEPAADPRPFVVDAGAEPVQGSAAVFSVRRDGGGNRVVVAQGQARVGGRVLETSPDARAQTAWQRGKLIFNAKPLREVLAELERYQHGRIVLSDQQLAALQVSGVFDLNDPQGLLRTLEQRYALKVTYLPWLAVVY, from the coding sequence ATGACTGATGCCTTCGCCATGCCCGCGCCGCAACCGATCAGCGATGTGTCCGATGATGCCCTCGACTGGCAGGTGTTGCTGCATTCTGGCAACGCCAGCGCCAGCGACAAGGCGCGCTACCAGCGCTGGTGCGCGCTGAGCCCGGCCCATGCCCAGGCCGCCAGCGAGGCCGAGGCGTTGTGGGCTGACCTGGGGCAAACCCGCGCCGCGGCGGAGGTGGTCGCTCCGGCGCCACGTCGGCGGCGCTGGGGCGCGGCACTGGCGGCTTCGCTGGTGCTGGCCGTGGTCGGATACGGCGGTCTGCAGCAGGCGCCGGCCTTGCTCGCCGACTACCACACCGGGGTCGGTCAGCAGCAGCGCATTACCCTGACCGATGGCTCACAGGTCACCCTCAACAGTGGCAGTGCCCTGTCGGTGGATTTCAGCAGCGGCGAGCGTCGGGTCTTGCTCAAGGCCGGCGAGGCGTTGTTCGAACCGGCGGCCGACCCGCGGCCGTTTGTGGTCGACGCGGGTGCCGAGCCGGTACAGGGCAGTGCGGCAGTGTTCAGTGTGCGTCGTGACGGTGGTGGCAATCGCGTGGTGGTTGCCCAGGGCCAGGCGCGGGTCGGCGGGCGGGTGCTGGAAACCTCGCCCGACGCTCGGGCGCAAACCGCCTGGCAACGCGGCAAGCTGATCTTCAACGCCAAGCCGCTGCGCGAAGTGCTGGCCGAGCTTGAACGTTATCAGCATGGGCGCATCGTGTTGTCGGACCAGCAACTGGCAGCGCTGCAGGTCAGCGGGGTGTTTGACCTGAACGATCCGCAAGGGTTGTTGCGTACCCTGGAGCAGCGTTATGCGTTGAAGGTGACCTACCTGCCCTGGTTGGCTGTGGTGTACTGA